From a single Glycine soja cultivar W05 chromosome 19, ASM419377v2, whole genome shotgun sequence genomic region:
- the LOC114398977 gene encoding xyloglucan endotransglucosylase/hydrolase 1-like, with translation MGSSSSIWTVCLILASLASAALCANPRRPVDVQFGRNYVPTWAFDHIKYFNGGSDIQLHLDKYTGTGFQSKGSYLFGHFSMYIKMVPGDSAGTVTAFYLSSQNAEHDEIDFEFLGNRTGQPYILQTNVFTGGKGDREQRIYLWFDPTKEYHRYSILWNLYQIVFFVDDVAIRVFKNSKDLGVKFPFDQPMKIYNSLWNADDWATRGGLEKTDWSKAPFIAAYKGFHIDGCEASVNAKFCDTQGKSWWDQPEFRDLDASQWRSLRWVRQKYTIYNYCTDRKRYPQLSPECKPDRDI, from the exons ATgggttcttcttcttccatatgGACCGTGTGTTTGATTTTGGCATCACTGGCCTCTGCAGCACTCTGTGCCAACCCTCGTAGACCAGTGGATGTACAATTTGGCCGAAACTACGTGCCCACATGGGCCTTTGATCACATCAAATACTTCAATGGAGGTTCTGACATTCAGCTTCATCTTGACAAGTACACTG GTACTGGCTTCCAGTCCAAAGGGTCATACTTGTTTGGTCACTTCAGCATGTACATAAAGATGGTTCCTGGAGATTCAGCTGGCACAGTCACTGCTTTCTAT TTATCTTCCCAAAATGCGGAGCACGACGAGATAGACTTTGAGTTCTTGGGGAACAGAACAGGACAACCTTACATTTTGCAAACAAATGTTTTCACAGGAGGCAAGGGTGACAGAGAGCAAAGAATCTATCTCTGGTTTGATCCCACAAAAGAATACCACAGATACTCCATTCTCTGGAACTTGTATCAGATTGT GTTCTTTGTGGACGATGTGGCAATCAGGGTGTTCAAGAACAGCAAGGACTTGGGAGTGAAATTCCCCTTCGACCAGCCAATGAAGATCTACAACAGTCTATGGAACGCTGATGACTGGGCCACAAGGGGTGGTTTGGAGAAAACGGATTGGTCCAAAGCCCCATTCATAGCAGCCTACAAGGGGTTCCACATCGACGGGTGCGAGGCCTCGGTGAACGCCAAGTTCTGCGACACGCAGGGCAAGAGCTGGTGGGACCAACCAGAATTCCGTGACCTCGACGCTTCCCAGTGGCGTAGCCTCAGATGGGTGCGCCAGAAATACACCATCTACAACTACTGCACTGACAGAAAACGCTACCCTCAACTCTCCCCTGAGTGCAAACCAGACCGTGACATTTAA